The nucleotide sequence GACGATACACCAAGGAAAAGTTGTATCTCTTTCAGTCTGAACCATCTTCTCAGCAAGGTTACCAAGATTAGTACAATTGTCAAAATTATCATCATTTCTGACTTCATCAATGAATATACGAAGGTCACCCGCAAGCTTTATGCAGTCATAATCACATAAGTCATCTTTATAAATCTTAGCAAGCTCAACTAACTTCTGTACCTCAAAGTTGGCAAAAGAATCCCTCGGATCAAGACAAGCAACACATCTCAAGAGTTGAGTTGATCTTTCTGGAAATCGATTGTTTAACTCACAATAAACTTGATCAATCACAACATTGAAAATTCCATGATGAAAATGATGGTAGTAACTCACTAATTTAGCACCACGACATCTCGAACGACCTCTTACTGGTATCATATCTTCCATATTAGGAATTTCTATGTTGTTGAGGAGGCAAAACTCCTTTACCTCTTCAAAAAGAGCTTCACAACCATTTTCCCtcatttcattcatatttctcatCACAGAGCCAATTAATCCTATTGCACGAAcaatgttttgattttttttttgcaaacattGTGACAGGTCTTGAGTCATCCCCAATACTCTGATCATAAGATGTAATATGAACACAAATTCAAATGACTCCATTCTTTGAATCAATCCAGAGGTTGTAGTTTTCTTTTCCCCATCAGTTCCATCTTCACTAATATTCTCCAACACCTCCAGTACAGAGGACCACATGATCATAAGACGTGCCAATGTTTTATGATGTGTACCCCACCGTGTATCACCAGGCCTAGCAAGACTAATTTCTTGGTTTTTCCCTCTCCTAGAAAAAATAGTACCACTATCTAACTGCTCAATAAGCTTATCATGGTGACTTTGAAGGAGTTGATCTTTCCTCTTGCAAGAAGCACTAACAACATTGACGATTGAAGTGACAtaattgaagaaatcaaaagttGAGCCACAACACTTGGCTATAGAAACTACCACAAGCTGCAATTGATGAGCAAAACAGTGGATGTAAAAGGCATATGGGTTTTCGTTCAATACCAGTCTTTGTAACCCATGAAATTGtcctctcatatttgaagctccaTCATATCCTTGCCCTCTAATCTTGAAAATAGATAGACCATATCTTCTAAGCATAGTATCCAATGCTTTTTTTAGTGAGGTTGATGTGGTGTCAAAAACATATTCAATGCCAAGAAACCTCTCAATCACACTTCCTTTATCATTGACAAACCTACAAGAGAAAAGAGAAAATAGTGTTACTTGAAAGCAACAAAACAAAACCAACGAAATAACCAAATGGAGAGGAGGTATATACCTCACAACCACAACCATTTGTTCCTTAATAGATGCATCACGagcctcatcaacaagcaccgcAAACCAACGATCTCCTATTTCACTTTTAATTAACTCACTTGTCTCCTCTGCACAAGCCCTAGCCAAATCTTTCTGAACCATTGGACAACTCATTTGATTATTCCCTGGAGCATTTTCACCGGTCACAAGTGCAGCCTTAGGATCCTTCTTTCTGTACCATTCAAGCATCTCCATAAAGTTCCCTTTATTTCTTGATGTTTTAGACTCATCATGTCCACGAAAGGCTAGAGCTTGCAAAAGGAGGAATCTAGCAATGCCTAACATGATAGTTAAACGAGCTTTatatgcctcctcttctgctgcaCTTGTAACAGTCCACACATGTTCAACACTTTGCCTCTGATTTTTGAAATCAAGTGCACGCTTTCTTGCATTATTATGAAAGCCATCAATTGATTGAGCATGCTCCTTGAAAGAATCATTTGCATTCTTCCAATTTCTAAACCCAACTTTGGTGAATGTATCATTACTATGAAACCCAGCTTGTTGTGGCTTAAAGAGATagcaataaaagcaataagctgCATCCTTGGCTACACTGTACTCTAACCAATCAAATTGATCAAACCATGATCCAACAAATCCTCTTGATGGGCCTTTACCATCTTTTTTAGTTTTTGGAAACTTATGACCAGCTGGCCTATATGGACCTATTTATAGATATGCTCTCCTTGCCTCATCCCTAATGTCATGATGAAAATCATCAATTGGCTTCCTTTCTCCTGGATCGGCAACTATATCTCTCATATCAAGTTCAATCCATGGTCTTTTTTGCTCAACCCGGCTCTCTATGGTTTCGACAGTACTCTTTGACGCATCTTTTTTGGCATAGTATTTCTCCATTATAAGGTATGAAATGTTGCAATTGAAAAGTAAGACTCAAGTTCAATGACAGTCCTGCTCAATGAAATGAAATATTCATGACTTTGCAATGTAAAAGGTAGCAATCATGGAGCAATTTTCAAAAAGAAATGAAACTAAAGAGTAGAAATCAACCTATTTCATATTTTCATGGATCTAGTCATCCAGCAGACAGCAGACATCACAGCACCCGCCAACCAGCAAGGGGGTGGCCGGGTGGGGGtgggcagcagccagcagccagcagggcTGCAGGGGCCACGGGGCCAGGCCGGCAGGCCGCCAGGAGGCCGGCGGCAGGCCGGCTCAGCACTCAGCAGGCCGCCACGGGGCCAGCCGGTGCGGCCGTGCGGGCGCGGCGCGCGGCCGGCGTCGCCATGGCGCAGGGAGGCAGACAGGGGAGAGGGGAGGCCGGAAGGCGCAGCGCGCGGCCAGCGGAGGTGCAGCCGGGACGCGGACGGAGGTCGGCAGGTCGCGCTAGCGCCGTCGACCGTCGCGGACTCGCGGGAGTAGTCCTGGCTAGCGGAGTGGCGGGTGGCGGCTACCGTGGAGCCgtggaggcaggcaggcagcggaAACAGGAGGGGAGGCCGAGGCTCCGAGGCTGGAGGCTGGAGTCCTGTCaggcgaggacggcggcggcCAAGGAGCTAGAAGGCCAAAACGCGAGACGGGAGCCGCTGCTGGCCTGCTGCGACGGCCTGCTCGGGGTGGGCTAATGGGCTCAAAAGCCTTTTTGTGCCATTTTTATAAAGCAATTTTCCATTGCTCATGGGCCtcgccccgggctgcagcccgggcagcCCGGGGCCCAAATCCGCCAATGTCCACATGCTAACACTCATCCCGGTTGTTCAAGGAACAGGCCACTTGTGCCATTTTAACCTgggcatcctcctcctcttctgaaGTCGGCTGCTTATCCTACAAATGCATTTTTCATGATAAGGATCGTGCTAAGGACAGGTTGACAATTAATCAAAAATATATAATCCATCAGACAAAGGCTAGAGCACAATCTCCAAACGTGATCACCTTGAGAAGAGTAGTATCAACTGTAAACTTGATTGCATCGGCAGCAGCTCGAGTTCTTAAGTAATACATCCCTGTTTTCAGGCCCTGGTATCCAACCACAGAAGAATTAATCATCAGTGTTTTCCTTGGCCACTCACTCTAATAAACTAAAAAAGTTACTTATGTCTCCTCAGAACAAAAAAGACGAAGATCAAATAGTGTTGGATTAAGAGTTACCTTTGACCAAGCATGGAAATGCAGTGAAGTTAGCTTCCCAGAGTTTGGTTGTTCCATGTGGATATTAAGGCTCTGGCTCTGATCGATATAgctgttagcccacaggatcatcggtttaggtgagtcgaccactcaccagtcttgccgaccacggccGAGCACGACCGAGGtttccgaccacacacactatggctagaggttgaagaagagggagaacagagcatacacatacagtacaagcaccagcgttgtccggagccctgtataggagatggcaaatttgaactctctttactgagttgccgtgacagtctatttatacaactctatccatctagtcctagtacagcgcatatgctgcaacagtaactaAATAACACAGCAGGATTGACTTCTGCGTCTGTCCCTACATGTGGCTACAatgcggcaggtgagccgttcggcgcctgcctctacaGTGGCTACGGTACCACAGCAGGAGGCCTTTTCGACGTCGTCTTCCCttgttgtgtgttcacacaaggaagcagtaatTATTCTAACAATAGCAACCACGGTCAATGGCCATGTCAACAATAGTTTTCTGTTTGATCTCCCAAACAGTCCGGTGTCAATGATTAATGAACATCTGGAACAAACATGACCGATAGTTTGAATCTCGTGAAACTTATAGCTAAGATGCACATACTTGTAAATTGCTTTTAGATCATCTGGAACTTCGGTAATTTTTTGGACAGAACCATCCTCATAGATAATCTTGTTCTTTAGAACAGGAGACCAGACACCCATCTCACTCAAATCATGGAGAAGATGCTTATTTACTACAACAAATTCACCGCTGAGAAAGAAAATTAATTAGGGAACACCACATGTTGGAACATCAAAACTAAAACAAGCAAATATGCTAACCTTAAAACTCGTCGACTGTATATATTTGAGGTGTATGGTTCAAAGCACTCATTGTTGCCAAGAATTTGACTAGTGGAAGCAGTTGGCATAGGAGCGACAAGAAGAGAGTTCCTCAATCCCACCTGAGAAATCATCTCCCTTATTGCTGACCAGTTCCACCTACTAGATGGCACTACATTCCACATATCAGGTTGAATAATGCCCTGCAGAAGTAAAGAGGTCTACTGAGAACAGGCCATTCTTAAAAGGGTAAAGtataatttacaccctccaactatcgccAAAGTATAGATTTCAACcttgaacttcaaaaccggataactttggtcctccaactcttgaaaaagttcaactttcatccTTCTGGACGGTTTTGCGTATAAACAGTACTTTTGATATTTCCAggaggcgccgaaattttatattattttttaagcatcttaacgtcctcaaatgaaaaaactcaaaactacaaagttgtagatctcattgagagctacaactttggtataaaaagtattttcatttaactccatacaaataatatattagtgctctaatgcggcaagcgctagttggcgattattatggtgctgaaattttatattattttttcgagcatcttactgtccttaaATGAataaactcaaaactacaaagttgtagatctcatcgaggtctacaatttacatataaaaattatcttcat is from Miscanthus floridulus cultivar M001 chromosome 7, ASM1932011v1, whole genome shotgun sequence and encodes:
- the LOC136467916 gene encoding uncharacterized protein, with amino-acid sequence MLGIARFLLLQALAFRGHDESKTSRNKGNFMEMLEWYRKKDPKAALVTGENAPGNNQMSCPMVQKDLARACAEETSELIKSEIGDRWFAVLVDEARDASIKEQMVVVVRFVNDKGSVIERFLGIEYVFDTTSTSLKKALDTMLRRYGLSIFKIRGQGYDGASNMRGQFHGLQRLVLNENPYAFYIHCFAHQLQLVVVSIAKCCGSTFDFFNYVTSIVNVVSASCKRKDQLLQSHHDKLIEQLDSGTIFSRRGKNQEISLARPGDTRWGTHHKTLARLMIMWSSVLEVLENISEDGTDGEKKTTTSGLIQRMESFEFVFILHLMIRVLGMTQDLSQCLQKKNQNIVRAIGLIGSVMRNMNEMRENGCEALFEEVKEFCLLNNIEIPNMEDMIPVRGRSRCRGAKLVSYYHHFHHGIFNVVIDQVYCELNNRFPERSTQLLRCVACLDPRDSFANFEVQKLVELAKIYKDDLCDYDCIKLAGDLRIFIDEVRNDDNFDNCTNLGNLAEKMVQTERDTTFPWCIVSLNLH